A portion of the Streptosporangiales bacterium genome contains these proteins:
- a CDS encoding 4'-phosphopantetheinyl transferase superfamily protein, translated as MSVVDVWVLGVDALARDGVLAAYDGLLSPDERARRDGFRHDTDRRAYVAAHGLVRTALSRRSPATAPADWLFRTTSHGRPDVDGDGPAARLRFNVAHTRAAVACVVADTVDCGVDVEDVTRPADVDLLARGTLTPDERRAVTTAPAHETNVEFFRHWTLKEAYAKARGLGMSVPFDRCGFALDGDAIRLVPHPSLDDDVAAWRFEQWRQGTVVVAVAVRAEDGDPHEIVLHGEPP; from the coding sequence GTGTCGGTCGTGGACGTGTGGGTGCTCGGCGTCGACGCCCTCGCCCGCGACGGCGTGCTCGCCGCGTACGACGGCCTGCTGTCGCCGGACGAGCGCGCACGGCGCGACGGCTTCCGGCACGACACCGACAGGCGCGCGTACGTCGCCGCGCACGGCCTCGTGCGGACGGCGCTGTCCCGCCGGTCCCCCGCCACCGCGCCGGCCGACTGGCTCTTCCGCACGACGTCCCACGGGCGTCCCGACGTCGACGGCGACGGACCTGCGGCGCGGCTGCGGTTCAACGTCGCGCACACCCGCGCGGCCGTCGCCTGCGTCGTCGCGGACACCGTCGACTGCGGCGTCGACGTCGAGGACGTCACCCGACCGGCGGACGTCGACCTGCTCGCGCGCGGCACCCTCACCCCGGACGAGCGGCGGGCGGTGACGACCGCACCCGCCCACGAGACGAACGTGGAGTTCTTCCGTCACTGGACGCTCAAGGAGGCGTACGCCAAGGCGCGCGGACTCGGCATGTCGGTGCCGTTCGACCGGTGCGGCTTCGCGCTCGACGGCGACGCGATCCGGCTCGTCCCGCACCCGTCGCTCGATGACGACGTGGCGGCGTGGCGGTTCGAGCAGTGGCGGCAGGGGACGGTGGTCGTCGCCGTCGCCGTCCGCGCCGAGGACGGCGACCCGCACGAGATCGTGCTGCACGGGGAACCGCCGTGA